In Elephas maximus indicus isolate mEleMax1 chromosome 7, mEleMax1 primary haplotype, whole genome shotgun sequence, the following proteins share a genomic window:
- the FKBP2 gene encoding peptidyl-prolyl cis-trans isomerase FKBP2 isoform X2, with protein MRLSWVLAVLSICLSALATAAGAEGKRKLQIGVKKRVDHCPIKSRKGDVLHMHYTGKLEDGTEFDSSLPQNQPFVFSLGTGQVIKGWDQGLLGMCEGEKRKLVIPSELGYGERGAPPKIPGGATLVFEVELLKIERRSEL; from the exons ATGAGGCTGAGCTGGGTCCTGGCAGTACTGTCCATCTGCCTGAGCGCTCTGGCCACGGCCGCCGGGGCCGAGGGCAAACGGAAGCTGCAGATCGGGGTCAAGAAGAGGGTGGACCACTGCCCCATCAAATCACGCAAGGGGGACGTCTTGCACATGCATTACACG GGGAAGCTGGAAGATGGGACGGAGTTTGACAGCAGCTTGCCCCAGAACCAGCCTTTTGTCTTCTCCCTCGGCACTGGCCAGGTCATCAAGGGCTGGGACCAGGGGCTGCTGGG GATGTGCGAGGGGGAAAAGCGGAAGCTGGTGATTCCATCAGAGCTGG GGTATGGAGAGCGGGGAGCACCCCCAAAGATTCCAG GTGGTGCGACCCTGGTGTTCGAGGTGGAGCTGCTCAAAATCGAGCGACGTTCAGAACTGTAG